One region of Terricaulis silvestris genomic DNA includes:
- a CDS encoding sulfite exporter TauE/SafE family protein, translating to MTYIVLLIVVLVTATVSGVFGMAGGLMLMGALTLAMPVAAAMVTHGAVQFVSNGWRAILHRKYIDWPIILFYGAGSAVAAALLAMVTYSPTKAWVYLLLGLVPGLAWIPKDRFNLDAAKPVHAVACGLSVTGLNVIAGVSGPLLDVFFVRTALTRHQIVATKAATQAFSHTVKMVFYGVPLFASAQATGLPPWWFFIVAAPLAMLGAYLGGLVLNRMSDVNFLKWTRWIVTGLGVIYLIQAAHLFASS from the coding sequence ATGACATACATCGTTCTGCTTATCGTCGTGCTCGTCACCGCGACCGTGTCCGGCGTGTTCGGCATGGCCGGCGGCCTCATGCTGATGGGCGCGCTGACGCTGGCCATGCCTGTAGCCGCCGCCATGGTGACCCACGGCGCCGTCCAGTTCGTCTCCAACGGCTGGCGCGCCATTCTGCACCGTAAGTACATCGATTGGCCGATCATCCTGTTCTACGGCGCGGGCTCCGCCGTTGCCGCTGCACTGCTGGCGATGGTGACCTATTCGCCGACGAAAGCCTGGGTGTATTTGCTGTTGGGGCTGGTGCCGGGCTTGGCGTGGATTCCCAAAGATCGCTTCAATCTCGACGCCGCCAAGCCGGTTCACGCCGTTGCGTGCGGACTGAGCGTTACGGGTCTCAACGTCATCGCAGGCGTCTCCGGCCCGCTGCTCGACGTCTTCTTCGTCCGCACCGCGCTGACGCGCCACCAGATCGTCGCCACCAAAGCGGCGACGCAAGCGTTCAGCCACACGGTGAAAATGGTGTTCTATGGCGTGCCGTTGTTCGCCTCGGCGCAAGCGACCGGCCTACCGCCATGGTGGTTTTTCATCGTCGCCGCGCCACTCGCCATGCTCGGCGCTTATCTCGGCGGCCTGGTGCTCAACCGCATGAGCGACGTGAATTTCCTGAAGTGGACGCGCTGGATCGTAACCGGGCTGGGCGTGATCTACCTGATCCAAGCGGCGCATTTGTTCGCATCCAGTTGA
- a CDS encoding GNAT family N-acetyltransferase — MKLEYGPLANAWVRLEPLDERHKADLREAIGEPLKTLRFSPSPQLYHDGFEAMVDWQIEQGRAGRWQPYAVVADGRACGQSSFINPREYDGGVEIGGTWYAERVRGGPVNPSCKLLLMRHAFACGAERVELKTDSENAHSRAAILKLGTAFEGIHRHHMRRPWGGWRDTAWYSVLREEWPAVETKLEARLAAFG; from the coding sequence ATGAAACTGGAATACGGGCCGCTCGCCAATGCTTGGGTGCGCCTCGAACCGCTGGATGAGCGCCACAAGGCTGATCTCCGAGAAGCGATCGGCGAGCCGCTCAAGACCCTGCGCTTCAGCCCGAGCCCGCAACTCTATCACGACGGTTTCGAGGCCATGGTGGACTGGCAGATCGAGCAAGGCCGCGCCGGGCGCTGGCAGCCTTACGCGGTCGTCGCCGACGGTCGCGCTTGCGGGCAGAGCAGCTTCATCAATCCGCGCGAGTACGATGGCGGCGTCGAGATCGGCGGTACCTGGTACGCCGAACGCGTGCGCGGCGGGCCGGTCAATCCGTCGTGCAAGTTGCTGCTGATGCGGCACGCTTTTGCGTGCGGCGCCGAGCGGGTGGAGTTGAAGACGGATTCCGAGAACGCGCACTCGCGCGCGGCCATCCTGAAGCTCGGCACCGCGTTCGAAGGCATTCACCGCCATCACATGCGGAGACCCTGGGGTGGTTGGCGCGATACGGCTTGGTATTCGGTGTTGCGCGAGGAATGGCCGGCAGTTGAAACGAAGCTGGAAGCGCGATTGGCTGCCTTCGGCTGA
- a CDS encoding acyl-CoA dehydrogenase family protein: MYFEHSDRAKEWIGRVSKFMDDHIIPAVPTYEAQQKEGSRWKVIQVVEDLKVKAKKEGLWNFFMPSSSGHPKVDDTFQFEGETLTNLEYAPLAEIMGRVVFASEVFNCSAPDTGNMEVFERYGTRAQKDQWLKPLMNGEIRSAFLMTEPAVASSDATNIQCEIKRDGDDYVINGRKWWSSGAGDPRCKIAILMGKTNPDNPKHSQQSQILVPLDAKGVTIERPLTVFGYDDAPHGHMEIELKNVRVPASNLLLGEGRGFEIAQGRLGPGRIHHCMRTIGAAEAALAALCKRITTRVAFGKTIAEHSVWEERIARARIDIEMNRLLCLKAAYMMDVAGNKVAKNEIAMIKVSAPTMALRIIDDAIQAHGAAGVCQDFNLAKSYAGIRTLRLADGPDEVHARTIAMNELAKYGWTGKRKQEGESLPGMR; this comes from the coding sequence ATGTATTTCGAACATTCAGACCGCGCCAAGGAATGGATCGGCCGCGTCAGCAAGTTCATGGACGACCACATCATCCCCGCGGTGCCCACCTATGAGGCGCAGCAGAAAGAGGGCAGCCGCTGGAAGGTGATCCAGGTCGTGGAAGACCTGAAGGTGAAGGCCAAGAAGGAGGGCCTCTGGAATTTCTTCATGCCGTCGTCGAGCGGACACCCGAAGGTCGATGACACGTTCCAGTTCGAGGGCGAGACGCTTACCAATCTCGAATATGCGCCTTTGGCTGAGATCATGGGCCGCGTCGTGTTCGCGTCGGAAGTGTTCAACTGCTCCGCGCCCGACACCGGCAACATGGAAGTGTTCGAGCGCTACGGCACGCGCGCGCAGAAGGATCAGTGGTTGAAGCCGCTGATGAACGGCGAAATCCGCTCGGCCTTCCTGATGACCGAGCCGGCCGTCGCCTCGTCCGACGCCACCAACATCCAGTGCGAAATCAAGCGTGACGGCGATGACTACGTCATCAACGGCCGCAAGTGGTGGTCATCGGGCGCCGGCGATCCGCGGTGCAAGATCGCGATCCTGATGGGCAAGACCAATCCGGACAACCCCAAGCACAGCCAGCAGAGCCAAATCCTGGTGCCGCTCGACGCCAAGGGCGTGACCATCGAGCGCCCTCTCACCGTGTTCGGCTATGATGACGCCCCGCACGGCCACATGGAAATCGAGTTGAAAAACGTGCGCGTGCCGGCGTCGAACCTGTTGTTGGGCGAAGGCCGCGGCTTCGAGATCGCGCAGGGCCGTCTCGGCCCCGGCCGCATCCACCATTGCATGCGCACCATCGGCGCCGCGGAAGCGGCGCTGGCGGCGCTCTGCAAGCGCATCACCACGCGCGTTGCGTTCGGCAAAACCATCGCCGAGCACTCGGTGTGGGAAGAGCGTATTGCCCGCGCCCGCATCGATATCGAGATGAACCGGCTGCTCTGCCTGAAGGCCGCCTACATGATGGACGTCGCAGGCAACAAAGTGGCCAAAAACGAGATTGCGATGATCAAGGTGTCGGCGCCAACCATGGCGCTCCGGATCATCGACGACGCTATCCAGGCCCACGGCGCCGCGGGCGTCTGCCAGGACTTCAACCTAGCGAAGTCTTATGCCGGCATCCGCACTCTGCGCTTGGCTGACGGGCCGGATGAGGTGCACGCGCGCACCATCGCGATGAACGAGCTGGCCAAGTACGGCTGGACCGGCAAGCGCAAACAAGAAGGCGAGAGCCTGCCCGGCATGCGTTGA
- a CDS encoding 6-carboxytetrahydropterin synthase — MASLEFTRRYAMAHRLLTTKSPKCAIPHGHNEFVTVRLDPTEPFRFGGANSAAPFEHVKRRWHQWIDEHVDHALHLDENDPLIGYFRTREPERLSQIITFQGDPTTEALAACFWLKLTAFVAVEGLAFTVREVRIEETPTNTVVINRQNFDPSDCGLRAGVWPRRSDMSINDFRD, encoded by the coding sequence ATGGCTTCGCTTGAATTCACCCGTCGCTATGCGATGGCCCATCGGCTGTTGACGACCAAGAGCCCGAAATGCGCGATCCCGCACGGGCATAACGAGTTCGTCACCGTTCGCCTCGATCCGACCGAACCGTTCCGCTTCGGCGGCGCCAATTCGGCGGCGCCGTTCGAGCATGTGAAGCGGCGCTGGCATCAATGGATCGACGAGCATGTCGATCACGCCCTTCACCTCGACGAAAACGATCCGCTGATCGGCTACTTTCGCACCCGCGAGCCGGAGCGGCTGTCGCAGATCATAACATTCCAGGGCGATCCGACCACCGAGGCGCTGGCGGCCTGCTTCTGGCTGAAGCTGACTGCGTTCGTCGCGGTCGAAGGACTGGCGTTCACCGTGCGCGAAGTGCGCATCGAAGAAACGCCAACCAACACCGTGGTGATCAACCGCCAGAATTTCGATCCGTCCGATTGCGGCTTGCGCGCCGGCGTTTGGCCACGGCGCTCGGACATGAGCATCAACGACTTCCGGGACTAG
- a CDS encoding CorA family divalent cation transporter, which translates to MLRVLARGGSEVACESPGALWYDLESPTNEEEADVEQELGIDVPTPAERAAFEESARYYEENEALHLTATLLGRRDEGPLVSGAVTFILTKGKLVTVRQVRPRAFEIGQGRASARISSAQTGADVMLALIEGAAERLADVLADATRDANALSVKVFDETDTMDLRMALKDLGRIGGLAALAHDSLTSMQRLFVYARASKSRYGLVDSRLSALARDVSELERIAEQMQPRLSYLQDAVLGLINAAQTNVLKALSLATIAFVPPTLIASIFGMNFDHMTWFRASWGPWVGVAMMFAAPATLFAIAKWRRWF; encoded by the coding sequence ATGCTCAGAGTACTTGCCCGCGGCGGTTCCGAGGTTGCCTGCGAAAGCCCAGGCGCACTTTGGTATGACCTGGAGTCTCCCACGAACGAGGAAGAAGCGGACGTCGAGCAGGAGCTCGGCATCGACGTGCCGACGCCCGCGGAACGCGCCGCGTTCGAGGAATCAGCGCGCTACTATGAAGAGAACGAGGCGCTGCACTTGACGGCCACGCTGCTCGGGCGGCGAGATGAGGGACCGCTCGTGTCGGGGGCCGTCACCTTCATTCTGACGAAGGGCAAGCTCGTCACCGTGCGCCAAGTGCGTCCGCGCGCGTTCGAGATTGGCCAAGGCCGCGCCTCGGCGCGGATCAGCTCGGCGCAGACCGGCGCCGACGTGATGCTGGCGCTGATCGAAGGCGCGGCTGAACGGCTTGCCGACGTCCTGGCCGACGCGACACGCGACGCCAACGCGCTCTCGGTGAAGGTGTTCGACGAAACCGACACGATGGACTTGCGCATGGCGCTCAAGGACCTTGGTCGGATTGGCGGATTGGCGGCGCTGGCGCACGATTCGCTCACAAGCATGCAGCGCTTGTTCGTCTACGCACGCGCCAGCAAGAGCAGATATGGCTTGGTGGATTCCAGGCTTTCGGCGCTCGCGCGTGACGTCAGCGAACTAGAACGCATCGCTGAGCAAATGCAGCCGCGGCTCTCGTACTTGCAGGACGCCGTGCTTGGCTTGATCAACGCGGCGCAAACTAATGTGCTGAAAGCGCTCTCGCTCGCGACCATCGCCTTCGTGCCGCCGACTCTGATCGCGTCGATCTTCGGCATGAATTTCGATCACATGACCTGGTTTCGCGCGTCTTGGGGACCGTGGGTTGGCGTGGCGATGATGTTCGCGGCCCCGGCCACGCTGTTTGCCATCGCCAAGTGGCGGCGCTGGTTCTGA
- a CDS encoding metal-dependent hydrolase family protein has product MLHRAITALTAFVALTALSASGFAQETEPRVASIIHAGRLLADASTGRILSEQSILVGAEGNIIGIEAGYVERQGATIIDQRSRFVLPGLIDNHVHLTGELGPDQLIEEVTLTAADGALRGAGFARTTLLAGFTTVADLGAMNDSIFALRRAIAEGRVPGPRIIASGAAITPDGGHGDVNGFSPAVNDALRSPNACSGADACRRAVRRQIQAGADVIKITATGGVLSNTSAGLDQQFSDTELEAIVDAAHAMGRRVTAHAHGAGGINAALRAGVDSIEHGSYADADSIRLFRRNHAYLVPTILAGVTVEEMAAQGGVLTPAQANKAREVGTRMRQNIQNARRAGVQVAFGTDTGVSRHGQNAREFQFLVEGGYTPMQAIRMATIDAADHLQLNNIAGRIAPGYAADIIAVDGDPTQDVAVLMNIRFVMARGFTHKNE; this is encoded by the coding sequence ATGCTGCACCGCGCCATCACGGCACTCACCGCTTTCGTTGCGTTGACAGCGCTCAGCGCTTCGGGTTTCGCGCAAGAAACCGAACCGCGTGTCGCCAGCATCATCCATGCGGGCCGCCTGCTCGCTGACGCTTCGACTGGCCGCATTCTCAGTGAGCAATCCATCCTCGTCGGCGCCGAGGGCAATATCATCGGCATCGAAGCCGGCTACGTGGAGCGTCAGGGCGCGACGATTATCGATCAGCGCAGCCGCTTCGTACTGCCGGGCCTGATCGACAACCACGTCCACCTCACCGGCGAACTCGGCCCCGATCAACTGATCGAAGAAGTGACGCTCACCGCGGCGGACGGCGCCCTGCGTGGCGCGGGCTTCGCGCGAACCACGCTACTGGCGGGCTTCACCACGGTCGCTGACTTGGGCGCAATGAACGATTCCATCTTCGCGCTCCGCCGCGCGATCGCCGAGGGCCGCGTGCCTGGGCCACGTATTATCGCGTCTGGCGCGGCGATCACGCCTGATGGCGGCCACGGCGACGTCAACGGCTTTTCGCCGGCTGTGAACGATGCCCTGCGTAGCCCGAATGCATGCTCTGGCGCCGACGCCTGCCGCCGCGCCGTGCGCCGTCAAATTCAGGCTGGCGCCGACGTCATCAAGATCACCGCAACAGGCGGCGTGCTCTCCAACACCTCCGCAGGGCTCGATCAGCAATTCAGCGACACCGAACTCGAAGCCATCGTCGATGCGGCGCACGCCATGGGACGCCGTGTCACCGCGCACGCGCACGGCGCCGGCGGCATAAACGCGGCGCTCCGGGCTGGCGTGGATTCGATCGAGCACGGCTCATACGCCGATGCGGACTCCATCCGCCTCTTCCGCCGCAACCACGCCTACCTCGTTCCCACTATTCTCGCCGGTGTCACGGTCGAAGAAATGGCGGCGCAGGGCGGCGTGTTGACTCCGGCGCAAGCGAACAAGGCCCGCGAAGTCGGCACGCGCATGCGCCAAAACATCCAAAACGCGCGCCGCGCCGGCGTGCAGGTCGCATTCGGCACCGACACCGGGGTCTCCCGCCACGGCCAGAACGCGCGCGAATTCCAGTTCCTAGTCGAAGGCGGCTACACGCCAATGCAGGCCATCCGCATGGCTACCATCGACGCCGCCGATCACCTGCAGCTGAACAATATCGCCGGCCGCATCGCGCCGGGTTATGCGGCCGACATTATCGCGGTCGACGGCGATCCAACCCAGGACGTGGCCGTGCTGATGAACATCCGCTTCGTCATGGCGCGGGGCTTTACGCACAAGAACGAGTAG
- a CDS encoding phosphotransferase family protein encodes MTEPTEDPHANFKGVKPVEERHQLDEAALTVWLQSNVEGYAGPLTINQFKGGQSNPTYQLVTPAKKYVLRKKPAGKLLPSAHAVDREFRVMSALYPTGFPVARQYALCTDDSVLGAMFYVMEMVEGRVLWNGALPELSKAERRAVYENKIATLAKLHNTDHEKIGLSDYGKPGNYFARQIDRWSKQYKLSETETIDEMNRLIEWLPQTIPSGERTSIVHGDYRLDNLILDQTEPRVIAVLDWELSTLGDPLGDFTYYLINWVMPHDGRAGLGGVDVASLGIPTQDEAVELYCQQTGRDGIPALDWYFSYNAFRLACILQGIAGRVRDGTAASAHALQMIQRIRPLATAAFMYAQKAGLK; translated from the coding sequence ATGACTGAACCGACCGAAGACCCACATGCCAACTTCAAGGGCGTGAAGCCTGTTGAGGAACGCCATCAACTCGATGAAGCGGCGCTCACGGTGTGGCTTCAATCGAACGTCGAGGGCTATGCGGGGCCGCTGACGATCAACCAGTTCAAGGGCGGGCAATCGAACCCAACCTATCAGCTCGTCACGCCCGCGAAGAAATACGTGTTGCGCAAGAAGCCGGCGGGAAAGTTGCTGCCGTCGGCGCATGCGGTGGACCGCGAGTTTCGCGTGATGTCGGCGCTGTACCCCACAGGCTTTCCGGTCGCGCGCCAGTACGCGCTGTGCACGGACGACAGCGTCCTCGGCGCGATGTTCTACGTGATGGAGATGGTGGAAGGCCGCGTGCTCTGGAACGGCGCGCTGCCGGAGCTGAGCAAGGCTGAGCGTCGCGCCGTGTATGAAAACAAGATCGCCACGCTGGCGAAGCTTCACAACACCGACCACGAGAAGATCGGCCTGAGTGACTACGGCAAACCAGGCAATTATTTCGCACGTCAGATCGATCGCTGGTCGAAGCAATACAAATTGAGCGAAACCGAAACGATCGACGAGATGAACCGTCTGATCGAATGGCTGCCGCAAACCATCCCGTCCGGTGAGCGCACCTCGATCGTTCACGGCGACTATAGGCTCGACAATCTCATCCTGGATCAGACCGAGCCGCGCGTGATCGCGGTGCTGGATTGGGAGCTTTCAACGCTCGGCGATCCGCTCGGCGATTTCACCTACTATCTGATCAACTGGGTGATGCCGCACGACGGCCGCGCCGGACTTGGCGGCGTCGATGTCGCTAGCTTGGGGATCCCGACGCAGGACGAAGCAGTCGAGCTCTATTGCCAACAGACAGGGCGCGACGGCATCCCCGCGCTCGACTGGTACTTCTCCTACAACGCCTTCCGCCTCGCCTGCATCCTCCAAGGCATTGCCGGCCGCGTGCGTGACGGCACGGCGGCGAGCGCGCACGCGTTGCAAATGATCCAGCGCATCCGCCCCCTCGCGACCGCCGCATTCATGTACGCGCAGAAGGCCGGCCTGAAGTGA
- the purD gene encoding phosphoribosylamine--glycine ligase, with product MAPMKILIVGSGGREHALGWKLKQSPLVSELISAPGNPGLAELGRTVPIKSDDAAELAAFAMREQIDLVVIGPEAAAAAGLADRLAQVGVACFGPTQAAAELESSKAFMKDFCARHGIPTAGYKVFDDAIHAKAYLGDREPPFVIKADGLAGGKGVVIAATRREADEAIDQILFWRKFGSAGQRIVIEDFLPGEEASFFALCDGETAIAFGAAQDHKRAYDGDKGPNTGGMGAYSPAPIFTDHARDQTMERIILPTLRGMKAEGRPFVGVLFAGLMITPDGPKLIEFNVRFGDPECQTLMRRLKSDLAPVLLAAAKGELAGAAPVEWDARPAVTVVYAAQGYPDEPLTGSVIRGVPQANAVEDVVIFHAGTKVDDAGLLRAAGGRVLNVTATGATLKDAVAQAYAAVSVIDWPGGFCRRDIAWRALTP from the coding sequence TTGGCGCCCATGAAGATTCTGATCGTCGGGTCGGGCGGGCGTGAACATGCGCTGGGCTGGAAGCTGAAGCAGAGCCCGCTCGTTTCGGAGCTGATCTCCGCGCCCGGTAATCCGGGCTTGGCCGAGCTTGGCCGCACCGTGCCGATCAAATCGGATGACGCCGCGGAGTTGGCCGCGTTCGCGATGCGCGAGCAGATTGATCTTGTTGTGATCGGGCCGGAGGCTGCGGCGGCAGCGGGGTTAGCGGATCGCCTCGCGCAAGTCGGCGTCGCCTGTTTCGGCCCGACGCAAGCCGCGGCGGAGCTGGAAAGCTCCAAGGCCTTCATGAAGGACTTCTGTGCGCGGCACGGCATTCCCACCGCCGGTTACAAAGTATTCGACGATGCGATCCACGCGAAGGCGTACCTGGGTGATCGCGAACCGCCATTCGTGATCAAGGCCGACGGCCTCGCGGGCGGCAAAGGCGTTGTCATCGCCGCGACGCGCCGCGAAGCCGACGAGGCGATCGATCAAATCCTGTTCTGGCGAAAATTCGGCAGCGCTGGTCAGCGCATCGTCATCGAGGATTTTCTGCCAGGTGAAGAAGCCAGCTTCTTCGCACTCTGCGACGGCGAGACCGCGATCGCGTTCGGCGCCGCGCAAGATCACAAGCGCGCTTACGATGGCGACAAAGGACCGAACACCGGCGGCATGGGCGCCTACTCGCCGGCGCCGATCTTTACGGACCATGCACGCGATCAAACCATGGAGCGCATCATCCTGCCGACATTGCGCGGGATGAAGGCGGAAGGCCGACCATTCGTCGGCGTGCTGTTCGCGGGGCTGATGATCACGCCAGATGGGCCGAAGCTGATCGAGTTCAACGTCCGCTTTGGCGATCCAGAGTGCCAAACATTGATGCGGCGGCTGAAGAGCGATCTCGCGCCAGTGCTGTTGGCGGCGGCGAAAGGTGAACTCGCTGGCGCCGCGCCTGTGGAGTGGGATGCCCGGCCGGCGGTGACTGTCGTTTACGCGGCGCAAGGCTATCCGGACGAACCACTGACGGGCTCCGTGATCCGCGGCGTTCCGCAAGCCAACGCGGTGGAGGATGTCGTGATCTTCCACGCTGGCACTAAAGTGGATGATGCTGGCCTGCTGCGCGCCGCCGGGGGGCGCGTGCTCAACGTCACCGCGACCGGCGCCACGCTGAAAGACGCCGTGGCCCAGGCATATGCAGCGGTCAGCGTGATCGACTGGCCGGGCGGCTTCTGCCGCCGCGACATCGCCTGGCGCGCGCTTACACCGTAG
- a CDS encoding M1 family metallopeptidase, which yields MLRRTLLTSAVAVPVLAACVTPTTGAAVDPMAPLPADNSSHAQPAVARVTHVSLDLEADFARKVMTGKCKLRIASAPDAREIVLDNDNLVIRSIKANGRDLQYTVGERRPTLGAPLTVQLDGADEIEIDYESSPGASALQFLEPAQTASNKKFLFSQGQAILNRSWIPTQDSPGIRQTYDARIVGPADLKVVMSAEMLTPNGETAGEGKRAFRFRMPQRIPPYLIAIAIGDLVHHAVTDRTGVWCEPSVRERAAYECADMGNMMRVAEALYGEYRWGRYDVLILPPSFPYGGMENPRLTFLTPTFLAGDRSLVSLIAHELAHSWSGNLVTNAVWGDSWLNEGFTSYIEDRIGEELFGIEETRMAEVLSWAALQQTLQTAQPAQTVLHQDPAPGADGPPSTIVYDKGAWMLRTIERIIGRNQIDTYLRGYFDRHAFGPMTSEWFLADFRQHAVRGDAALEAQLMLDQWVYQPGLPSNAQAPVASGFTEVDQAVQAFAGGGAPAAAWANWNTAQRQRYLQTLPRELSRARLDALQAALHLNETGNSEVLFDWLALAVRNRYQPAVPALETFLTSQGRGKFVRPLYTALMGQGDWGQPIARRIYARARAGYHPIVQAGVDRIVTPA from the coding sequence ATGCTTCGCCGCACTCTTCTGACTTCCGCCGTCGCCGTGCCTGTTCTGGCCGCGTGCGTTACGCCAACAACAGGAGCCGCCGTCGATCCGATGGCGCCGCTCCCGGCCGACAACAGCTCGCATGCTCAACCGGCCGTCGCGCGCGTCACGCACGTTTCGCTCGATCTCGAAGCCGACTTCGCGCGCAAAGTGATGACCGGCAAGTGCAAGCTCAGGATCGCCTCCGCACCCGACGCGCGTGAGATCGTCCTCGACAACGACAACCTTGTCATCCGTTCGATCAAAGCAAACGGCCGGGATCTGCAATACACCGTCGGCGAACGCCGCCCGACGCTGGGTGCGCCGCTTACAGTCCAACTCGATGGCGCCGACGAAATCGAGATCGATTACGAAAGCAGCCCCGGCGCCAGCGCGCTGCAATTCCTTGAGCCCGCGCAAACCGCGAGCAACAAGAAGTTCTTGTTCAGCCAGGGCCAAGCGATCCTCAATCGCTCCTGGATCCCAACACAGGATAGCCCCGGCATTCGCCAAACCTACGACGCGCGCATCGTTGGCCCCGCCGATCTGAAAGTGGTGATGAGCGCCGAGATGCTGACGCCCAACGGCGAAACCGCGGGTGAAGGCAAACGCGCGTTCCGCTTCCGCATGCCGCAGCGCATTCCGCCCTATCTCATCGCCATCGCCATCGGCGATCTCGTGCATCACGCCGTCACCGACCGCACCGGCGTCTGGTGCGAGCCAAGCGTGCGCGAACGCGCCGCTTACGAATGCGCCGACATGGGCAACATGATGCGCGTCGCTGAAGCGCTCTACGGCGAATACCGCTGGGGCCGCTACGACGTGCTGATCTTGCCGCCGTCATTCCCGTATGGCGGCATGGAAAACCCGCGCCTCACCTTCCTGACGCCGACTTTCCTCGCCGGCGACCGCAGCCTCGTGTCGCTGATCGCGCACGAACTGGCGCACTCGTGGTCCGGCAACCTTGTCACCAACGCGGTCTGGGGCGATAGCTGGCTCAACGAAGGCTTCACCTCCTATATCGAGGACCGCATCGGCGAAGAACTCTTCGGCATCGAAGAAACGCGCATGGCCGAAGTGCTGAGCTGGGCCGCGCTGCAGCAGACACTGCAAACCGCGCAACCGGCACAAACCGTGCTGCACCAAGATCCGGCGCCGGGCGCCGACGGCCCGCCCAGCACCATCGTCTATGACAAGGGCGCCTGGATGCTGCGGACGATCGAACGCATCATCGGTCGCAACCAGATCGACACTTACTTGCGTGGGTATTTCGACCGTCACGCCTTCGGGCCAATGACGTCGGAGTGGTTCCTCGCCGACTTCCGTCAGCACGCCGTGCGTGGCGACGCAGCCCTCGAAGCACAATTGATGCTCGACCAATGGGTGTACCAGCCTGGGCTGCCGTCAAACGCGCAAGCGCCGGTGGCGTCGGGCTTCACTGAAGTCGATCAAGCTGTGCAGGCCTTCGCTGGCGGTGGCGCGCCAGCAGCGGCTTGGGCGAACTGGAATACGGCGCAGCGCCAGCGTTATCTGCAAACGCTGCCGCGCGAACTTTCGCGCGCGCGTCTCGATGCGCTGCAGGCCGCGCTCCACCTCAACGAAACCGGCAACAGTGAAGTGCTGTTCGACTGGCTCGCGCTCGCCGTGCGCAACCGCTACCAGCCGGCCGTCCCCGCCCTGGAGACGTTCCTCACCAGCCAGGGCCGCGGCAAGTTCGTGCGTCCGCTTTATACGGCGCTGATGGGCCAAGGCGATTGGGGCCAGCCGATCGCGCGGCGTATCTACGCCCGCGCCCGCGCGGGTTATCACCCGATCGTGCAGGCTGGCGTCGACCGCATCGTCACGCCGGCTTGA